One Pterocnemia pennata mitochondrion, complete genome genomic region harbors:
- the ND1 gene encoding NADH dehydrogenase subunit 1, with amino-acid sequence MWLTTLNYLIMSLSYAIPILIAVAFLTLVERKVLSYMQARKGPNIVGPFGLLQPVADGIKLFIKEPIRPTTSSPLLFIMTPILALLLAITIWIPLPLPFSLTDLNLGLLFLLSMSSLAVYSILWSGWASNSKYALIGALRAVAQTISYEVTLAIILLSVIVLSGNYTLSTLAVAQEPLFLIFATWPLAMMWYISTLAETNRAPFDLTEGESELVSGFNVEYAAGPFALFFLAEYANIMLMNMLTTILFLNPSSLNLPPELFPLALATNTLMLSSGFLWIRASYPRFRYDQLMHLLWKNFLPLTLALCLWHASMPISYAGLPPYL; translated from the coding sequence ATGTGACTCACCACATTAAACTATCTTATTATGTCCCTGTCATATGCTATTCCAATCCTAATCGCAGTAGCCTTCCTCACACTGGTCGAACGAAAAGTCCTAAGCTACATACAAGCCCGAAAAGGGCCTAACATCGTAGGCCCATTCGGGCTCTTACAGCCCGTAGCAGACGGGATTAAGCTATTTATTAAAGAGCCAATTCGCCCTACAACTTCCTCACCCCTCCTATTTATTATAACCCCTATTCTGGCTCTATTACTAGCCATCACCATCTGAATCCCCCTCCCCCTCCCCTTCTCCCTCACCGATTTAAATCTTGGACTGCTATTTCTACTGTCTATATCTAGCCTGGCAGTTTACTCAATCCTATGATCAGGCTGAGCCTCAAACTCAAAGTACGCTCTCATTGGAGCCCTACGAGCAGTAGCTCAAACCATCTCATATGAAGTAACACTGGCAATCATCCTCCTATCTGTAATTGTCCTAAGCGGGAACTACACACTTAGCACTCTCGCAGTCGCTCAGGAGCCCCTCTTCTTGATCTTCGCCACCTGACCCCTAGCAATAATATGATATATCTCCACACTTGCAGAGACAAACCGAGCCCCCTTTGACTTAACTGAGGGGGAGTCAGAACTTGTCTCAGGATTTAACGTAGAATACGCCGCCGGCCCTTTCGCCCTATTCTTCCTAGCCGAGTACGCTAACATTATACTAATGAACATATTAACCACTATCCTATTCCTTAACCCCAGCTCCCTTAACCTCCCACCCGAGCTATTTCCCCTAGCCCTGGCCACTAATACCCTTATGCTGTCCTCGGGGTTTCTATGAATCCGAGCCTCCTACCCACGCTTTCGCTACGACCAACTAATACACCTCCTATGAAAAAACTTCTTACCCCTGACGCTAGCCCTATGCCTGTGACACGCTAGCATACCCATCTCCTATGCTGGCCTCCCCCCTTACCTAAGG
- the ND2 gene encoding NADH dehydrogenase subunit 2, with protein sequence MNPHAKLITLLSLILGTTITISSNHWVLAWTGLEINTLAIIPLIAKSHHPRAVEASIKYFLVQASASALVLFSSMTNAWATGQWDLTQLTQPTSCLLLTAAIAMKLGLAPFHFWFPEVLQGSSLTTALLLSTVMKLPPLTILFMTSPSLNPSVLTTLALISAALGGWMGLNQTQTRKILAFSSISHMGWMTAVIAYDPKLTILTFYLYIFMTTAVFLSLHTTKTLKLSTMMTSWTKTPVLNATLMLALLSLAGLPPLTGFAPKWLILQELTKQQMTPTATIIAMLSLLGLFFYLRLAYYATITLPPNSANHMKQWRINKPSTTPTAIFAALSATLLPISPMILASI encoded by the coding sequence ATGAACCCACACGCCAAACTGATCACTCTTCTCAGCCTTATCCTGGGCACAACAATCACTATCTCAAGCAACCATTGAGTGCTAGCCTGAACGGGCTTAGAAATTAATACCCTCGCAATTATTCCCCTCATCGCCAAATCTCACCACCCCCGAGCCGTAGAGGCCTCCATCAAGTACTTCCTAGTCCAGGCCTCTGCCTCAGCCCTAGTCCTGTTCTCAAGCATGACCAATGCTTGAGCCACAGGTCAATGAGACCTCACCCAACTAACCCAACCAACCTCCTGCCTCCTGCTGACAGCGGCCATTGCCATGAAATTAGGTCTAGCCCCCTTCCATTTCTGATTCCCAGAAGTCCTTCAAGGGTCTTCCCTAACCACCGCCCTCTTACTATCCACAGTAATAAAACTTCCCCCACTAACCATCCTCTTCATAACCTCACCCTCATTAAACCCCTCAGTACTGACTACTCTAGCCCTCATTTCAGCTGCGCTAGGTGGATGAATGGGCCTAAATCAAACACAAACCCGCAAAATCCTAGCCTTCTCATCTATCTCTCACATAGGTTGAATAACCGCAGTCATCGCCTACGACCCAAAACTAACAATCCTAACCTTCTATCTCTATATCTTCATAACAACAGCAGTCTTCCTATCCCTCCACACCACTAAAACCCTAAAATTATCCACAATAATAACATCTTGAACAAAAACCCCCGTTCTTAATGCCACCCTAATACTAGCCCTCCTATCTCTAGCCGGACTACCTCCACTCACAGGATTTGCACCCAAATGACTTATCCTACAAGAACTAACCAAACAACAAATAACACCAACAGCAACTATCATTGCCATGCTATCCCTATTAGGTCTTTTCTTCTACCTACGCCTCGCATACTACGCAACAATTACCCTACCCCCCAACTCTGCCAACCACATGAAACAATGACGAATTAACAAACCCTCTACCACTCCCACTGCCATCTTCGCAGCCCTCTCAGCCACCCTGCTGCCTATCTCCCCAATAATCCTTGCCTCCATTTAG